Part of the Armatimonadota bacterium genome is shown below.
CCTGACTTCAAGTTTGAATCGCAACACTTCCGCTGAGAACGCCTACGCTCGTGCATAGCACTCCTCCGGTGTCCTGAAGCCCAATCGCTTCCTCGGCCTGGTGTTGAGCTTGGTGGCGATAGCGTCGAGATCCGCTTGCGCGAGATCGGCCATGCTCACTCGCTTCGGCAGGTACTGACGGATCAGCCCGTTGGTGTTCTCGTTGGTGCCGCGCTCCCAGGAATGGTGCGGGGTCGCGAAGTAGAACGGCACGCCCGTTTCCTGCTCGATGAGCCCGTAGCTGTGGAACTCGGTGCCGTTGTCTGCGGTGATTGTCTTGAAGCAGCGCGGCTGGCGTCCGATGATCTCGACGGTCTTGGCGGTGGCCTCGGCCGCGCAGTGGCGGGTGAGCTTGCCCATCTGCAGGTAGCCCGTCTTTCGCTCGACCAGCGTGAGCGCTGAGTGGCGCCCGTGGTCGTTGCCCATGATCGAGTCGATCTCCCAGTGGCCGGCGACCTGCCGGGTCTCGACCTCTGCCGGCCGCTCCGATATGTGCCGTTTACCTGCGAGTCTTCCGCGCGAATCGTAGCTGCGGTAGCGCTTCTTGGTCGCCTGCCTCAGGTGTCGCCACAGCTCGCCACCGCGCTGCTTGTCGTGCCACACGCGCAGGTAGATCGTCTCGTGGCTGATGAAGAGCATGCCATGCAGCCGCAACCACCCCGAGACCTGCTCGGGGCTCCAGTCCAGCCCCACAAGATGCTCGACGAGTATCCATTCGTCCGCGCTGAAGCGGGTGTTGCGCCGCGAACGTCTACGGCGCGCGACGGTGTAGGAGTGCGCCACGCTAGGATCGTAGCGGCCCGATGGCCGCCGGTTGCGCGACAGCTCCCTCGAGATGGTGGAAGCCGAACGTCCCAATTCCCGCGCGATTGCGCGGATCGAATAGCGGCCCTTCTTCAGCGCCATGATGGCGTATCGTTCTTCGAGGGTGATCTGGGCACTCATCGGTTCCCCTTTACTTGGCGGTGGAGAGGAACCTGAAGTGTCCCAGACCGCCCCACCCTCAGGGGTCCGGGGTGTTGCGTTTAGTATCTGAATTCGCCGCGTCTAACACGCGCATCCAGCAGACTGCGGCGCTCGGGAGGTAGACTCGCGTTGAGACGTGTCGCTGCGCCTTGCAGCTGATGCGCTACACGTTAGAGAGATGCCTCCCGCACGCTTGCCATTCTGTATCCTCTGGGCTACACTCTCCCTGTGGTCGACATCCGCCGGACAGACGAGTTCGACAAGTGGCTTCCCAAGCTGCGGGACGCGCGGGCGCGTGCGAAGATTCTCGTTCGCATCACCCGCCTGTCTCTCGGCAATCCCGGAGACG
Proteins encoded:
- a CDS encoding IS30 family transposase, with the translated sequence MSAQITLEERYAIMALKKGRYSIRAIARELGRSASTISRELSRNRRPSGRYDPSVAHSYTVARRRRSRRNTRFSADEWILVEHLVGLDWSPEQVSGWLRLHGMLFISHETIYLRVWHDKQRGGELWRHLRQATKKRYRSYDSRGRLAGKRHISERPAEVETRQVAGHWEIDSIMGNDHGRHSALTLVERKTGYLQMGKLTRHCAAEATAKTVEIIGRQPRCFKTITADNGTEFHSYGLIEQETGVPFYFATPHHSWERGTNENTNGLIRQYLPKRVSMADLAQADLDAIATKLNTRPRKRLGFRTPEECYARA